From one Lotus japonicus ecotype B-129 chromosome 3, LjGifu_v1.2 genomic stretch:
- the LOC130743443 gene encoding polyadenylate-binding protein RBP47B'-like isoform X1, whose product MASQAPQPQPQPQAQAQAQAQGYHQHHHHQPSSIEEVRTLWIGDLQYWVDENYLTHCFAHTGEVVSIKIIRNKLTGQPEGYGFIEFVSHAAAERVLQSFNGTQMPGTEQTFRLNWASFGIGERRPDLGPEHSIFVGDLAPDVTDYLLQETFRVNYASVRGAKVVNDANTGRSKGYGFVKFSDENERNRAMAEMNGVYCSTRPMRISAATPKKTAATQQHPYAAAAPAPKTIYPIPAYTAPVNTVPPDYDINNTTIFVGNLDLNISEEELKQNFLQFGEIVSVKIQAGKGYGFVQFGARASAEEAIQKMQGRIIGQQVIRISWGRTPTARQDMPGSWAPQMDPSQWNAYYGYGQGYEASYAYGATHDPSLYAYAGYAQYPQQVEGAQDVSATMEQRDKLYDPLAMPDVDKLNAAYLSVHGSAILGKSLWHSTYSSSLQQQA is encoded by the exons ATGGCTTCGCAAGCTCCTCAacctcagcctcagcctcaggCTCAGGCTCAGGCTCAGGCTCAGGGATatcatcaacatcatcatcaccaacctTCCTCCATCGAAGAAGTTCGAACCCTCTGGATAGGCGATTTGCAGTACTGGGTCGACGAAAACTACCTCACTCACTGCTTCGCTCACACCGGCGAG GTAGTTTCGATCAAAATCATTCGCAACAAGTTAACAGGGCAACCAGAGGGTTATGGTTTCATCGAGTTCGTTTCTCACGCTGCAGCTGAAAGGGTTCTTCAGAGCTTCAACGGGACTCAGATGCCCGGAACGGAGCAAACTTTCCGGCTGAATTGGGCTTCATTCGGAATCGGAGAGCGTCGTCCTGATTTGGGTCCTGAGCATTCCATTTTTGTGGGTGATCTTGCTCCTGATGTTACTGATTATCTGCTTCAGGAGACTTTTCGGGTGAATTACGCTTCGGTTCGGGGTGCTAAGGTTGTGAATGACGCTAACACTGGCCGCTCTAAAGGCTATGGGTTTGTCAAGTTTTCTGATGAGAATGAGAGGAACCGTGCTATGGCAGAGATGAATGGTGTTTATTGCTCTACTAGGCCTATGCGGATTAGTGCTGCCACTCCTAAGAAGACTGCTGCTACTCAACAACACCCTTATGCTGCTGCTGCACCTGCTCCGAAAA CAATATATCCAATCCCTGCGTACACTGCCCCTGTGAACACAGTTCCACCAGATTATGATATAAATAATACTACT ATTTTTGTTGGTAATTTGGATCTTAATATCTCAGAGGAGGAGCTGAAGCAAAACTTTCTGCAATTCGGAGAGATAGTCTCTGTCAAAATTCAAGCTGGAAAAGGATATGGTTTTGTTCAATTTGGGGCTAG AGCATCTGCTGAAGAAGCCATTCAGAAGATGCAGGGAAGGATAATAGGACAACAAGTGATCCGAATTTCATGGGGCAGGACCCCAACAGCTAGACAG GACATGCCTGGTAGCTGGGCACCACAGATGGATCCAAGTCAATGGAATGCCTACTATGGTTATGGACAGGGTTATGAAGCTTCCTATGCTTATGGGGCTACTCATGATCCTTCATTGTATGCATATGCTGGCTATGCACAATACCCCCAACAa GTTGAAGGTGCTCAAGACGTATCGGCTACCATGGAACAAAGGGACAAGTTGTATGATCCCCTGGCAATGCCTGATGTTGACAA GTTAAATGCTGCATATCTTTCAGTACACGGAAGTGCCATTTTAGGGAAGTCCCTCTGGCACAGTACCTATTCCTCATCCTTACAGCAGCAAGCTTAG
- the LOC130743443 gene encoding polyadenylate-binding protein RBP47B'-like isoform X2: protein MASQAPQPQPQPQAQAQAQAQGYHQHHHHQPSSIEEVRTLWIGDLQYWVDENYLTHCFAHTGEVVSIKIIRNKLTGQPEGYGFIEFVSHAAAERVLQSFNGTQMPGTEQTFRLNWASFGIGERRPDLGPEHSIFVGDLAPDVTDYLLQETFRVNYASVRGAKVVNDANTGRSKGYGFVKFSDENERNRAMAEMNGVYCSTRPMRISAATPKKTAATQQHPYAAAAPAPKTIYPIPAYTAPVNTVPPDYDINNTTIFVGNLDLNISEEELKQNFLQFGEIVSVKIQAGKGYGFVQFGARASAEEAIQKMQGRIIGQQVIRISWGRTPTARQDMPGSWAPQMDPSQWNAYYGYGQGYEASYAYGATHDPSLYAYAGYAQYPQQE, encoded by the exons ATGGCTTCGCAAGCTCCTCAacctcagcctcagcctcaggCTCAGGCTCAGGCTCAGGCTCAGGGATatcatcaacatcatcatcaccaacctTCCTCCATCGAAGAAGTTCGAACCCTCTGGATAGGCGATTTGCAGTACTGGGTCGACGAAAACTACCTCACTCACTGCTTCGCTCACACCGGCGAG GTAGTTTCGATCAAAATCATTCGCAACAAGTTAACAGGGCAACCAGAGGGTTATGGTTTCATCGAGTTCGTTTCTCACGCTGCAGCTGAAAGGGTTCTTCAGAGCTTCAACGGGACTCAGATGCCCGGAACGGAGCAAACTTTCCGGCTGAATTGGGCTTCATTCGGAATCGGAGAGCGTCGTCCTGATTTGGGTCCTGAGCATTCCATTTTTGTGGGTGATCTTGCTCCTGATGTTACTGATTATCTGCTTCAGGAGACTTTTCGGGTGAATTACGCTTCGGTTCGGGGTGCTAAGGTTGTGAATGACGCTAACACTGGCCGCTCTAAAGGCTATGGGTTTGTCAAGTTTTCTGATGAGAATGAGAGGAACCGTGCTATGGCAGAGATGAATGGTGTTTATTGCTCTACTAGGCCTATGCGGATTAGTGCTGCCACTCCTAAGAAGACTGCTGCTACTCAACAACACCCTTATGCTGCTGCTGCACCTGCTCCGAAAA CAATATATCCAATCCCTGCGTACACTGCCCCTGTGAACACAGTTCCACCAGATTATGATATAAATAATACTACT ATTTTTGTTGGTAATTTGGATCTTAATATCTCAGAGGAGGAGCTGAAGCAAAACTTTCTGCAATTCGGAGAGATAGTCTCTGTCAAAATTCAAGCTGGAAAAGGATATGGTTTTGTTCAATTTGGGGCTAG AGCATCTGCTGAAGAAGCCATTCAGAAGATGCAGGGAAGGATAATAGGACAACAAGTGATCCGAATTTCATGGGGCAGGACCCCAACAGCTAGACAG GACATGCCTGGTAGCTGGGCACCACAGATGGATCCAAGTCAATGGAATGCCTACTATGGTTATGGACAGGGTTATGAAGCTTCCTATGCTTATGGGGCTACTCATGATCCTTCATTGTATGCATATGCTGGCTATGCACAATACCCCCAACAa GAATAA